The Methanomicrobia archaeon genome includes a region encoding these proteins:
- a CDS encoding DUF169 domain-containing protein, whose translation MYAELSNKLKGILRLESSPIAIAFSTEPPEGVEQLKGRMRLCQMLDKVRLDGESFYTVYENHECDGGAYSCGMITPSERLKTGEFLARDLGLFGSTRAARRFISSIPRIEPETVKVVSFSPLESATFEPDIVVLICNAKQGMKIAEAAAYESGKNTLGLTGPPICSAVVAYPFLSGEVVYSLGDMGARRSMKLKDEDIFVAIPAELLPEIVANLGKLR comes from the coding sequence ATGTATGCCGAACTCTCAAATAAACTAAAGGGTATTCTGAGGCTCGAAAGCTCTCCGATTGCTATTGCGTTCTCTACCGAACCTCCGGAAGGCGTTGAACAACTGAAAGGGCGAATGAGACTCTGTCAAATGCTCGATAAAGTCAGACTTGACGGAGAATCGTTCTATACGGTCTACGAGAACCATGAGTGTGACGGAGGCGCTTATAGCTGTGGGATGATAACGCCGAGTGAACGGCTGAAGACCGGCGAGTTCCTTGCCCGGGATTTGGGGCTCTTTGGCTCTACGAGAGCTGCAAGGCGATTTATCAGCTCGATCCCGAGAATCGAACCAGAAACCGTCAAAGTGGTTTCTTTTTCGCCGCTCGAATCCGCAACATTTGAACCTGACATCGTTGTTCTCATCTGCAATGCGAAGCAAGGCATGAAAATCGCCGAGGCCGCTGCATACGAATCGGGTAAGAATACCCTGGGCTTAACAGGGCCGCCTATCTGTTCAGCAGTGGTTGCTTACCCCTTTTTGTCCGGAGAAGTTGTTTACAGCCTGGGTGATATGGGTGCAAGGAGGTCTATGAAACTCAAAGATGAGGATATCTTCGTTGCGATACCCGCAGAGCTGTTGCCCGAGATCGTGGCGAATCTTGGAAAACTGAGATAG
- a CDS encoding SIR2 family protein, with amino-acid sequence MEDNIQSSRVIFFLGAGASVAAGVPDTYSFVEEFRESISDAAKKESINQIIETLEEWKGSEIDIELLLETLTKLERKDEEPLTSFFKEDKFALSDLTLIEPLIKDLKDFIKSKAIVSEESIKYLEPILGFLEEPLDIISVNYDTCIEQFCNVYRRVYQDGFELEWNPKTFAKEHTDIRLYKLHGSVMWYQSDKAGYVKVPIRTMESEIELITREKAINLMLYPMQKWDYAEPLLELLVEIKHRLESETCKFLVIVGYSFRDEHIRRLLWDAARKNKKLTCILIDPKAYQIYSNKLKYYDDASKIPSSLYERVVCLPYKFEKVFPSVKNYYLLNLQNGLGRYDSLRQQETIEGKKIDWIACIPELVNAEHCEIVEHLLDRINVTKFERNLELNLNLLLKMFVNYSASNQTEKAAEYFQKFISFLQTIFVERLDLEVSREPRFPSILWNCIPTDSGRSYHDTNQIKIFIENLFDFCNERVEWVQESSDDFWKVNETLNSLNIYLEEFVDETKDFGAYITLRTKEIADVVGDVEEFRKKYQGKALASNEEQNELRSKIVNIEKNILTGILGE; translated from the coding sequence ATGGAGGATAATATACAATCTTCACGGGTGATATTCTTTTTAGGTGCTGGTGCATCCGTTGCTGCTGGGGTTCCCGATACGTATTCCTTTGTTGAAGAATTTAGAGAGAGTATAAGTGACGCTGCTAAAAAAGAATCAATTAATCAAATAATCGAGACTCTAGAGGAGTGGAAAGGATCAGAGATTGACATTGAACTCTTATTAGAGACATTAACAAAACTTGAAAGGAAAGATGAAGAACCACTAACATCGTTTTTTAAAGAAGATAAGTTCGCTTTAAGCGATTTAACTCTAATAGAACCATTGATAAAAGATTTGAAAGATTTTATTAAAAGCAAAGCTATTGTATCAGAGGAGTCAATAAAATATTTGGAACCAATTCTTGGATTCTTGGAAGAACCTTTAGATATTATATCGGTGAATTATGACACCTGTATAGAGCAGTTCTGTAATGTTTACAGACGTGTCTATCAGGATGGTTTTGAACTTGAATGGAATCCAAAGACTTTTGCTAAGGAACACACAGATATTCGTCTTTATAAGTTACATGGATCAGTAATGTGGTATCAAAGCGACAAAGCAGGTTACGTCAAAGTACCTATTAGGACAATGGAAAGCGAAATAGAACTTATTACTCGTGAGAAAGCTATTAACCTCATGCTTTACCCAATGCAAAAGTGGGATTATGCCGAACCGCTTTTAGAACTGCTCGTGGAGATAAAACATCGTCTTGAGTCAGAAACGTGCAAGTTTTTGGTTATCGTGGGGTATTCTTTCAGAGATGAACATATCAGAAGGCTACTTTGGGATGCAGCGAGGAAAAACAAAAAACTCACGTGTATATTGATAGATCCGAAGGCATATCAGATTTACTCTAATAAACTTAAATATTATGATGATGCGTCAAAAATTCCCTCATCATTGTATGAACGTGTTGTTTGTTTGCCGTATAAATTTGAGAAAGTATTCCCTTCCGTCAAAAATTATTACTTACTCAATCTGCAGAATGGTCTTGGTCGTTATGATTCTTTACGTCAACAAGAAACCATTGAGGGTAAAAAGATAGACTGGATTGCTTGCATCCCTGAGTTGGTAAATGCAGAACATTGTGAAATAGTAGAGCACTTACTTGATCGAATTAATGTAACTAAATTTGAAAGAAATTTAGAATTGAACCTTAATTTGCTACTGAAAATGTTTGTTAATTACTCAGCCAGTAACCAAACAGAGAAGGCAGCTGAATATTTCCAAAAATTCATTAGTTTTCTTCAAACAATCTTTGTGGAAAGATTAGATCTAGAGGTTTCGAGAGAGCCTAGATTCCCTTCTATTCTGTGGAATTGCATTCCCACCGATTCAGGTAGGAGTTATCATGATACGAACCAAATAAAGATATTCATTGAAAATTTGTTTGATTTTTGTAACGAGAGAGTAGAGTGGGTTCAAGAGTCAAGCGATGATTTTTGGAAGGTTAACGAAACGCTAAACTCACTAAATATATATCTGGAGGAGTTTGTAGATGAAACCAAGGATTTTGGAGCGTATATTACTCTGAGGACTAAAGAAATAGCGGATGTCGTAGGGGATGTCGAAGAATTTAGAAAAAAATACCAAGGAAAAGCGCTTGCGTCGAATGAAGAACAAAATGAGCTGAGATCAAAGATTGTGAACATCGAGAAAAACATTTTAACAGGAATTTTAGGGGAGTAG
- the tsaA gene encoding tRNA (N6-threonylcarbamoyladenosine(37)-N6)-methyltransferase TrmO: MNEIRYAPIGVIHSPFKEPQSMPIQAAAAHDVEGTVEIFPEYADGLTDIEGFSHIYLIFHFHLSHGYSLTVKPYLDDQLHGVFVTRAPARPNPIGLSIVRLLKVEGVKLYVRDLDIVDGTPLLDIKPYVPEFDAREVEKIGWLNQHVHKLHTTKDDGRFIL, encoded by the coding sequence ATGAATGAAATACGATACGCGCCAATTGGAGTTATCCATTCACCGTTCAAAGAGCCGCAGAGCATGCCCATACAGGCCGCAGCCGCACACGATGTCGAGGGCACGGTTGAGATCTTTCCGGAATACGCGGACGGGCTCACCGACATAGAAGGCTTCTCGCATATCTATCTGATCTTTCATTTCCATCTTTCGCACGGCTATTCCTTAACGGTAAAGCCCTATCTCGACGATCAGTTACACGGCGTCTTTGTTACCCGGGCACCGGCACGTCCCAACCCTATCGGCCTATCGATTGTGCGGCTCCTCAAAGTAGAGGGCGTGAAACTCTACGTTCGCGATCTCGATATCGTCGATGGTACGCCGCTTTTGGACATCAAGCCGTACGTTCCTGAATTCGACGCCCGAGAAGTAGAGAAGATCGGGTGGCTTAACCAGCACGTGCATAAGCTGCATACAACAAAAGATGACGGGCGATTCATACTATAA
- a CDS encoding type II toxin-antitoxin system RelE/ParE family toxin codes for MERNTQQRITLKLKEYAEEPLTYARKLIHTKIGTYRFRIGDYRVIFDIEDEYLVILRIGHRSSIYK; via the coding sequence ATTGAGAGGAATACGCAACAGAGAATCACGCTGAAACTCAAGGAATACGCTGAAGAGCCTCTTACGTATGCACGAAAGTTAATCCACACTAAAATAGGAACGTACCGATTCAGAATTGGAGATTACCGTGTCATCTTTGATATTGAGGACGAGTACCTGGTAATTTTGAGAATCGGGCATCGAAGTAGTATTTACAAATAG
- a CDS encoding class I SAM-dependent methyltransferase, whose amino-acid sequence MKIESIPALGSYIYAFIARKSPPLRDLCKAVAAEVTGTITAGRILDIGTGPGYLLIEIAARAPGLELDGIDLSPAMVKIARKNAAKKGVADHVRFQRANAADLPFDDGSFDLILSTLSFHHWSRPLECLTEIRRVLKAQHEA is encoded by the coding sequence ATGAAAATCGAGAGCATTCCCGCCCTGGGATCTTATATCTACGCATTTATTGCGCGCAAGAGCCCGCCGTTACGGGACTTGTGTAAAGCGGTGGCGGCTGAGGTTACCGGAACGATCACCGCAGGACGGATATTGGATATCGGAACCGGCCCGGGCTATCTGCTTATCGAGATCGCTGCACGCGCGCCCGGTTTAGAACTCGACGGTATTGACCTCTCGCCCGCAATGGTGAAAATAGCGCGTAAAAACGCAGCAAAGAAGGGCGTTGCGGACCACGTGCGGTTTCAACGCGCGAATGCCGCCGATCTGCCCTTTGACGATGGCTCTTTCGACTTAATCCTAAGCACGCTCAGCTTCCATCACTGGTCACGACCGCTCGAGTGCCTCACGGAGATTCGTCGTGTCCTCAAAGCGCAGCACGAAGCCTAG
- a CDS encoding NERD domain-containing protein, with product MATVLKQQESLNAAFYKRAGVGFACAGIGVIIIIFFTRAVVVGGFLLIAGTVLIRGGHKFHLGAVGENRVANVLARFPDEWFIFNDMVVGRSQIDHLVVAPVGVFTIETKNYRGTIYGNAAKQKWSQVINHHETTFYNPVKQGIGHSVALSKFLAECGLKNVWVDTIVVFAEPRVNLKVFSPKVPVIYLSELRELLNKQKQVMDSGYCTKIATCVSTLIPA from the coding sequence ATGGCAACCGTGTTAAAACAGCAAGAAAGCCTTAACGCAGCCTTTTATAAAAGAGCTGGCGTTGGTTTCGCATGCGCGGGCATCGGCGTGATCATCATCATATTTTTTACTCGAGCTGTGGTTGTTGGCGGCTTCTTACTTATCGCAGGAACGGTTTTGATACGAGGAGGGCATAAATTTCACCTCGGTGCAGTGGGCGAAAATCGCGTGGCGAACGTACTGGCCCGCTTCCCTGACGAGTGGTTTATCTTCAATGACATGGTTGTCGGACGTTCTCAAATTGATCACCTTGTTGTCGCTCCTGTTGGCGTTTTCACCATCGAGACAAAGAACTACCGGGGCACGATCTACGGAAACGCGGCAAAGCAGAAGTGGTCCCAGGTTATCAACCATCACGAAACAACTTTCTATAACCCGGTTAAGCAAGGGATCGGTCATTCTGTAGCATTGAGCAAATTCCTCGCGGAATGCGGTTTAAAGAACGTCTGGGTTGACACGATCGTGGTTTTCGCCGAGCCACGGGTGAATCTTAAGGTGTTCTCGCCCAAAGTGCCGGTAATCTATCTATCCGAATTACGTGAATTGTTAAACAAGCAAAAACAGGTTATGGACTCTGGCTACTGCACTAAGATCGCTACCTGCGTGTCCACGTTAATTCCTGCTTAG